A genomic region of Vanessa tameamea isolate UH-Manoa-2023 chromosome 11, ilVanTame1 primary haplotype, whole genome shotgun sequence contains the following coding sequences:
- the LOC113402592 gene encoding trace amine-associated receptor 8c — translation MFDSTKGALLVAPSLSNSSCWPNGKGWPSTFPATEDILKAFFIFALSMAIVFCNLVLICVLNNRRYIKYIDNQPRYLLTSLALNDLFTGILIAPVALLPALYKCWPYGEIFCQIQALLRGAVSQQSAVILVCMAIDRYLYLLHPNTYHKHSSKKGCVLIISITWILSVSLFAIMVLPRTGYYFNSTGLMACDVFHSRIAFRILACCAYYFPTTMALMYCYGSGFHVSKTRSKCNQDPRPNGVPVPCNKNHSDLETIQIQTPVRPHSVSTSRTMAAMSLGFIVMVTPATIQEVVAACTGCKVPPSLDFIVTWLALSDSFWNPFLYWLLNSHFRRISNELIQYYLCCRRTKSFQSFEKPTGCCGSPITSDGLHSKGEFEGLGEKYWGEILERTVSSNSLHAIQKACHRDPMRCTGSFKGYPSGTCKHGSRFFDGYGPTDYRQLDRSAFQIEPCSRQCRLKTSDFCLFRSGPGLECGRSRSNLSLDEGNFSKICNGRHPEL, via the exons ATGTTCGACTCGACTAAAGGCGCATTGCTAGTAGCGCCATCTCTGTCTAACAGCTCGTGTTGGCCCAATGGAAAAGGTTGGCCGTCGACATTTCCAGCGACGGAAGATATACTGAAAGCCTTTTTCATTTTTGCCTTATCTATGGCTATTGTTTTTTGCAATTTGGTACTTATTTGCGTATTAAATAATCGCaggtatataaagtatattgatAATCAG CCAAGGTATTTACTGACTTCTTTGGCGCTGAACGACTTATTTACTGGGATTCTTATCGCCCCCGTGGCTCTCTTGCCTGCGTTGTATAAGTGCTGGCCTTACGGCGAAATATTTTGTCAGATACag gcgCTTTTAAGGGGAGCTGTGAGTCAACAAAGTGCTGTTATTCTAGTTTGTATGGCGATAGATAGGTACTTGTATCTGCTACATCCAAATACTTATCATAAACACTCCAGTAAAAAG GGTtgcgttttaataataagtataacttGGATTCTATCAGTATCTCTATTTGCCATTATGGTTCTACCTCGAACaggatattatttcaattcaacgGGTTTGATGGCATGTGACGTATTTCACAGTAGAATTGCATTCag aATTCTAGCTTGTTGCGCGTATTATTTTCCAACAACAATGGCGCTGATGTATTGCTATGGATCAGGTTTTCATGTTAGCAAAACAAGAAGTAAATGTAATCAAGACCCCAGACCTAATGGTGTTCCAGTACCTTGCAATAAAAATCACAGTGATCTAGAAActatt CAAATTCAGACTCCAGTCAGGCCGCATAGCGTGAGTACATCTCGTACAATGGCGGCAATGTCTCTAGGATTTATAGTAATGGTAACCCCGGCCACTATACAAGAAGTAGTAGCGGCATGCACGGGTTGTAAG GTACCGCCATCGTTAGACTTTATTGTCACATGGTTAGCTCTTAGTGACAGTTTTTGGAATCCGTTCTTGTATTGGCTATTAAATAGTCACTTTAGGAGAATAAGCAATGAGCtaattcaatattat CTATGTTGCCGAAGAACAAAGTCATTTCAAAGTTTTGAAAAACCGACTGGCTGTTGTGGGTCCCCAATTACCTCAGATGGACTACATTCGAAAGGAGAGTTTGAGGGACTTGGTGAAAAATATTGGGGAGAAATTTTGGAACGGACAGTATCCTCCAACTCTCTTCACGCAATTCAGAAAGCTTGTCACAGAGACCCCATGCGCTGCACTGGATCATTTAAAGGTTACCCGAGCGGAACTTGTAAGCATGGATCAAGATTTTTTGACGGCTATGGACCCACTGATTATAGACAATTAGATAGATCTGCATTTCAAATCGAACCTTGCTCAAGACAATGTAGGTTAAAGACATCAGATTTCTGTTTATTTAGATCTGGACCTGGCCTTGAGTGTGGACGTTCCCGTTCCAATCTTAGTTTGGACGAGGGAAACTTCAGCAAAATTTGTAATGGCAGGCATCCAGAGTTGTGA